The Burkholderia sp. NRF60-BP8 genomic sequence CGGATCGTCCATTTGCCCGTGTTGCTGTCGACTTCGCCGGACAGTCCGTTACGCGCGAGGCGCTGCGTGAAATCGGGATCGACCTTGACCTCCGGCTTGAAGCCGACGTCGAGCCGACGGTCGTGATAGTCGAGCGACGCGATGCCGTTCAGCGGCAGCGCGCCCATCGAGCGCGACAAGCCGCTCGACAGCGCGAGGAAATCGTTCGGCGACAGCTCGCCGGCCGCGAGGCGCAGCTGGTCGAGCTGACGCTGCATCTGCGCGGGCGGATCGAGCACGGTGGTCGTCTTCGGGAACGCGGACAGCAGCGTCTCGGTGATCTGCGCGGACAGCGCATCGCGCTCGCGCGACAGCTTCCACCAGTGCAGGTTCATCCCGATCACCGCGACGCCGAGCGTCGCCGCAGCGAGCGCGATCGGCACGCGCAGGCGCTTGAGCGTCGCGCGGTCGAAGCGCCACGGCTGCGATTCGAATTCGAACTGGCACAGATCGAATGGCTCGGTCAGCGCCCGGCGCGCGAACGTGTCGAACGACAGCGGCGCGGCGCCCGGCAGCAGCGGGCCGTCGGTGCGGCCAACCGATGCGAGCCGCGGCTCCGCGCCCGGTTCGCCGAGTTCGTACAGTTCGATGTCGCCGCCGCCGGCGAGCGCGGTCAGCGTGCCGGCCGCGCGCGACGCGGGCGCCGCGAAGCCTTCGCCGAGCGCGCCGCGCGCGACGGCCAGCTCGAGGCGCGGCGCACCGGCCGCCGCCGGCAACGCGCCGGCTTCGACGAGCACCGGTTCGACCGCCGTCGCGAGCCCGAGCACCGCGGCGACCGTCGTCGGGCGGGCGGGCAGCTCGGTCGAGGCCGCGACGAGCGGGGCGGCGTCGATGGCCTCGTCGTCGGCCGCCGGCACGACGGATGCCGCTTCGGCCGGCGCGCGCGGCGTCGGCAGGCAGCGGGTCGCGGGCACCGCGCTCAGGTGCCGGTGGCCGGCCGCGGTAAACGCGTCGCAGATCGTGCGGAACCACGCGCGATCGACGACGGCCAGCACGCGGCGCCCGTCCGGCAGCGCGGCCGGGTCGAGCGCGATGTGGCAGCCGAGCGGATCCTGGATCAGCTGATCCTCGACGATGTTGGGCAGCGCCTGGCGCAGCTTCGGCCCCTTCAGCGGCGGCACGGTCGCGGCCAGCAGCAGCACGTCGCGCGCGGCGACGATCAGCACCGTCGCGTTCGCCCGCGGCAGCAGCGCCAGCGCGGCGCGGCCGGCGCGCTGCACCTGGCCGCCCTTGTCGACGAGCATGAACGGCAGCTCGGGCCACTGCCATTCCTGCAACGGCACGGCAGGCTCGCGCGGCGGCAAAGAAACAATCAACGTGCTCACAAGAGCTCCTCTCCCGATTGGCGTCGTTATAGCTGGTCGCGGATACGCACGACCCGCGTCGAGTGCGTGGTCGGATCACGATACACGAGCGAGGTGCGGTCAACCTCCGCGCGTTCGTGCTGGATCCGGCCATGCACGATGAAATAGCTCGAATTGACGTCGACGAGGCTCGAGTCGATCGTCACGTTCGGCGGCGCGCCGGCGCCGCGCAGCGCGAGCTGCACGTCGCCGACGTTCCGGAAGAACACGGTCTCGCGGCGCGACACCAGCGCCTGCGCGGACGACACGCTCATCCCCGGCACCAGCGCCGCGATCACTTCGGCCGGCGCGGTGTTCATGTTCACGGGGGTCGTGGTCGGCAGCACGGTGACGAACGGGCGCAGCCGCGCGACCATCTCGGGCGTCACGCCGTCGACGTCGAGCAGGCTGTCCACGCGCGTCATCATCAGCGGCGCGGGCCCGCGGTCCCCGCCGGCCATGCCGGGATCGTCGGTGAAGCCGCTGCCCTGCATGTCGCCGCTCGTCACCGGTGCGGTCGCGGCGTTCGCGGCGGTCGCGCCGCCGCCGGGCAGGTTCGGCATCTGGAACCGCGTGGCCGAATGCAGCAGGCCCGCGCGCACCTGGAGCGCGATGCGCTTCGCGAACGCGCTGTCGTAGCCGAGCGTCGTCAGCAGGCGCTGAAATGCCTGCATCTGCGTGACGTTCAACTGCAGCACGCCGGGCGCCGGCGACGACACGAGGTTGCGCAGGTTGAACTTCGCCTGCGCGTCCTCGATCGAGCCGGAGATATAGGTGTCTTCGCCGCCGCCCTCGTTGGGCGAGCCGATCCGGCCGAGAAAATCCGACAGCTTCGTCTTCGCGATCGGCACGCCCCAGATCCCGCCGAGATAGGTGATGCCGGGCGCCGTGTCGCCTTCGGAGCGCAGGATCATCCGGGTCCAGTCGAGCGCGCCGCGCGCGACCCACTGCGCCTGCGCGATCGTGCGCTGGTTCTCGATGCGGCGGATCTGCACCTGCTGGCGCCACAGCATCCCCGACACGAGGATCGCCGACAGCGCGACCACGAGCAGCGCGGTGATGATCGCGGCGCCGCGCTGGCGGCGGGCGGGCGTTCGGCGGGCAAGGCGCGCACGCATCGTCATTCCCCGACGAGGAAGATGCGCGTGACCGGCACGCGCAGCGACGTCGCGCCGATGCTGACCTGCAGCCCGGTCACCGCGCGCGCGGGCGGTGCGTTGCCGATCTGCGGCACCTTGAGCGCGTCGTTGTTCTGTGCGAGCGCTTCGTCGGCCGTCTGCAGGTTGGTGGTCCAGCCCACGCGCGGCACGTACAGCTTCGCGTCGATCGCGCCGACGCCGCCCATCAGCGCGACCCAGCTCCAGCCTTCGACGCTGCTGTCCTTCAGCAGGGTGCGCAGCCGGTTCGTGTCGTCGATCGGCGGCGATGCATAGCGCACGACCCGGCCGCCGGCGATCCGGTAGCGGACCACCTGCAGCCGCGGCGCGACGCCCGGCACGTCGAGTTCGCGCACGATCTGCAGCGTATTGCCGGCGACGCCGATCGCCGGCTGGCCGGCCTCGTCGTCGGTGGCGGCGAGCCGCGCGTCGATGCGCATCTGGTCGAACATCTGCGCGAACACGCGCTCGTCTTCCATCGCGGACGCGACCTTGTCGCGGCCGCGCATGATCTGGTCGAGCCCGCGCCACGCGAGGATCGCGACCACCGCGAGAATCGCGATCGCGATCATCAGCTCGATCAGCGTGAAGCCGCGGGCAGGGCGGCCCGAGGGAGCGGACAGGCGGCGCATCGGCGCGTCAGAGCGGACGGCTGGTTTCATTCGCGACCACCGTCACCATCTGCGCGAGCACGCCGGCGCGGCCGGGCATGCTCACCGAAATCCGCACGCGCCGGAATACCGGGTTCGGCGTGGTGCTCACGCGCTGCGTGCAGACGAGCTGCACGTTGCCTTGCGAGCAGTCGAAACTCTGTTCGCCGACCTCCGGCCACGCATGCGTGAGCCGCAACTGCGCAAGCGCGTTGTCGGCGCTCCAGCCGGCGAGCAGCCGGCGATGCAGGTCGGACGCGTTGGTCGCCATCGTGCCGACCGCGCGGATCGACGCGGCGAGCGCGACCGCGATGATCGCGAGCGCGACCAGCACCTCGATCATCGTGAAGCCGCGGGATGAAGCAACGGGGAAGGGCAGGCGACGACGCATCGTCATTGCACCTCGTAGCGGCCGTTGCCGGTGCCGACGATCGTCGCGCTGCCGGCGGCCGAATGCAGCGTCACGCGCACCGGCGTGTCGATGCTCTCGGTGCCGAACACGACGCGATTCGCGTGCGTGTCCGAGCCCGGGTAATCGATGTCGGCGCCGGTGACGCCGCCGTCCCAGTCGCGCGGGCGCAGCAGGTCGTCGCGCAGCGTGCGCCAGCCGTCGGGCGAGCTCACGTCGAAACGGAAACCGTGCGCGGTCGGCTGCCATGCGATCGGCCGCGCGCGCACCTGCGCTTCGTCGCCGGCCGTCTCGAACAGCAGCGCGATGCGCTGCGCTTCCTCGCGCAGGTCGGTGCGCGGATTGCGCGTCAGCGACAGCGACGCGAGCGACACGAGCAGCCCCGCGATCACGAGCACGACCAGCATTTCGAGCAGCGTGAAGCCGCGCGCGCGACGCCGCGACGCACGGCGCTTCGTCAAGTCGCCATCGGCGCCGGCCGGTACGGACGGCACCGCCCCGCGACGCACACGGCGATCGCGGCCGCAGCGGGAGGTCGTGCGAATGGCGAGCATGAAGAGCGGGAATGAAACGTCGGGTCGATCAGCGCCGGCTTATTGCCACGAGCCGATGTCGGAGTCGTTGCTCTCGCCGCCTTCCTTGCCGTCGGCGCCGTAGCTGAACACGTCGATCTCGCCGTGCACGCCCGGGTTCAGGTACTTGTACCCGTTGCCCCACGGATCGTTCGGCAGGCGCTCGAGATAACCGCCGTCCTTCCAGTTGTTCGGGATCGGATCGGTGGTCGGCTTCTGGATCAGCGCGTTCAGGCCCTGCTCCTGGGTCGGATAGCGGCCGTTGTCCAGACGGTACAGCTTGAGCGCCTGCATGATCGTGCCGATGTCCTGCTTCGCGGCGATGCGGCGCGCCTCGTCCGGACGGCTCATGATCTTCGGCACGATCAGCGCCGCCAGGATCCCGAGGATCGCGACCACCACCATGATCTCGATCAGCGTGAAACCGCGCTGACGACGCACGGCCGCGTTGCGGCGAGTGATCCACGTTTGCATGACTGACTACCTCTTTCCAAAAAATGTCGTCGATTGAGTGACGCACCCGGCGCACCGGACGATTGCCTGACGGCAACCTTCCGGACCGGCGGGCGCGGAGCACGCATTGTAAGGCGCGCATCGCCGAGGGCTTTCACCCAACGCAAATTTCATATACATCCGTACAATAGCGCGCATGAACGCGCTCTCGATCCGGATCCTATCCCTCGCCCTCTTCGCGGGTTTGTGCGCGACGGCCACCTACTGGGTCGTCACGCTGTCGGCCCGCGAAGCGCCGCTGCCCGCCGCCGCCGCGCGGCTGCCGATCCGCACCGAGGACGCCGCCGCGCTCTTCGGCGGTCAGCTCGACAAGAATCCCGTCCAGGACATCCACCTGTTCGGCATTCTCGCGCTCGATCACGGCGGCGCGGCGATCGTCGGCATCGGCGGCGAACCGCCGCGCGCCGTGTCGCTCGGCGCGGAAGTCACGCCCGGCGCGAAGCTCGCCGAAGTGCGCCCGCGCTCGATCGTCGTCGACCGCAACGGCGCCCGCGCCGAAATCCAGCTCCCGGCCAACACGCCGTCCCCCGCGATCTACATGCGCTGAACGGCGGCGGCCCGGCAAGCGGGCCGCCGCGTCACTGCACCATGTTGTTCAGCTCGATGATCGGCAGCATCACGGCCAGCACGATCACGAGCACGATGCCGCCCATCGCGAGGATCAGCAGCGGCTCCAGCAGGCTCGTCAGGAACATCGTGCGGCGTTCCAGCTCGCGCGCTTCGCCTTCGGCCGCGCGATCCAGCATCGTCGTCACGTCGCCCGTCGCTTCGCCCGAACGAATCAGGTGCACGAGCACCGGCGGAAACGTCTTCACGTTGTTCAGCGCGCGCGACAGCGCGGAGCCTTCGCGCACGCGCACGATCGCGTCGTCGATGTTCGCGCGCATCGCGCGGTTCGACAGCGTCTCGCCGGCCGCCTGCAACGCGCGCAGGATCGGCACGCCCGCCGCGGTGAGAATGCCGAGCGTGCTCGCGAAGCGCACCGTGTTGTAGCCGCGCACGAGCTTGCCCGCGAGCGGCGCGGTCAGCACCCAGCGATCGAATGCGAGCCGGGGCCCGGCGCGCGACAGCGTCGCCTTCACGAACCACACGACGAGCGCGACCGCGATCAGGATCGCCCACCACCAGTGCCGCACGAATTCCGACAGCGCCATCATCACGACCGTGAGGATCGGCAGCTGCTGCTTCGTGCTCGCGAACACGTTGACGACCTGCGGCACGACGTAGCTCAGCAGGAACGTGACGATGCCGAACGCGATCAGCGTGACGATGCCCGGATACGTGAACGCCAGCAGGATCTTCTGCTTCAGCGCATTGCTCTGCTCGATGTAGTCGGCCAGGCGCGACAGCACGATGCCGAGCTTGCCGGTGTGTTCGCCGGCCGCGACCAGCGCGCGATAGATTTCCGGAAAATCGCGCGGATGCTGACCCAGCGCATTCGCGAGCGAATGGCCGCCGAGCACTTCCGCGCGGATCGCGGCCATCAGTTCGCGGATGTAGTCGCGCTCGGCCTGCTCGGTCAGCACGCCGAGCGCCTCGTCGAGCGGCAGCCCCGCAATCAGCAGGCTCGCGAGCTGGCGCGTGAGGATCGCCTGTTCGCGCTGCGACAGCTTGCGGCCGAACGCGAGCCGCTGCGAGCGCGCGCCGCGCGTCGCGCTCGCGGCCGGCTCGACGACGAGCGGGGTAAGCCCCTGCGTGCGCAACTGGCCGCGCGCGCTGCGCGCACTGTCGGCATCGATGACGCCTTTCTGCGCGCGTCCCGCCGCATCGATCGCTTCGAAACGGAATGCCGGCATCGCGCTATGCGCCTCCCGTCACGCGCAGCACTTCCTCGAGCGACGTCGCGCCGGCCGCGAGCCAGCGCTCCGCGTCGTCGCGCAGCGTGCGCATGCCTTGCGCGCGGCCGGCGGCCAGGATCTCGGCATCGGCCGCGTTGCGGTGAATCAGCGTGCGGATCGACTCGTCGACCAGCAGCAGTTCGTAGACCCCGCGCCGGCCCGCGTAGCCCGAATGCCCGCACTTGTCGCAGCCGACCGGATGCCACACGGTGCGGCCGTCCTCGTGCCGCTCCTCCTTGCAGACCGGGCAGAGCTGGCGCACGAGGCGCTGCGCGAGCACGCCGAGCAGCGACGACGCGAGCAGGTACGGCTCGACGCCCATGTCGGTCAGGCGCGTGACGGCGGACGCCGCATCGTTCGTGTGCAGCGTCGCGAGCACGAGGTGGCCCGTCAGCGACGCCTGCACCGCGATCTGCGCGGTTTCGAGGTCGCGGATTTCGCCGATCATGATCACGTCCGGGTCCTGGCGCAGGATCGAGCGCAGCGCGCGGGCAAAGGTCATCCCGATCCGCTCGTTCACCTGCGTCTGGCCGATGCCGGACAGGTCGTATTCGATCGGGTCCTCGACGGTCATGATGTTGGTCGTCGCGGTTTCGAGCCGCGACATCGACGCGTACAGCGTGGTCGTCTTGCCCGAACCGGTCGGGCCCGTGACGAGCACGATGCCGTGCGGGCGCGCGATCAGCTTGTCGAACTGCACGAGCGTGTCGCGGCCCATCCCGAGCGCTTCGAGGTTCAGGCGCTGCGCATCCTTTTCCAGCAGACGCAGCACCGCGCGCTCGCCGTGCCCGGTCGGCAGCGTCGACACCCGCACGTCGACCGGCCGGCCGCCCACGCGCAGCGTGATGCGGCCGTCCTGCGGCAGGCGCTTCTCCGCGATGTCGAGCTGCGCCATGATCTTGATCCGCGAGATCAGCGCGCCGTGCAGCGCCTTCTTCGGGCGCACGACGTCGCGCAGCGTGCCGTCGACGCGAAAGCGCACGACCGACGCATTCTCGAACGGCTCGATGTGAATGTCCGACGCCTGTTCGCGTGCCGCTTGCGTGAGCAGCGCGTTGATCATCCGGATGATCGGCGCGTCGTCTTCCGATTCGAGCAGATCCTCGACTTCGGGGATGTCCTGCATCAGCCGCGACAGGTCGACTTCGCCCTCGACCTCGCCGACCACCTGCGCGGCGCTGCCGTCCTGGCGCGCATAGGCCTGGTTGATCGCCTGCGCGAGCTCGTCGGCCGGCACGCGATGCACGGCGATCGAGCCGAAGTTGCGCGCGATTTCCGCGAGCGCGGCGTCGCTCGTGCGTTCGCTGATCCACACCTCGAGCGTGTCGTCGAGCTGATGCGCGATCAGCACCTGGCCGCTCTTCGCGAAGCCGTACGGCAGCAGGCGCGCGGCGAGCGGCGACGGCGGCTGGCGTTCGCCCGGCGCGCCGTCGTGAGTGGAAGACGCGAGCACGTCGCTCACTGCGAGGCTCCCGGCGCGGTGGTCAGCGGCTGTTGCGGCACCGCCTGCTGCGGCACGCTCTGCGGCTGCGCGGGCGTCGCCTCCGGCAACGGCTGGGCCGGCACCGGCGCCACCTGGCGCTGCAGCTGCTGGCGACGCATCTTGTCGAGATCGAACAGGTTGCCCGCGGCCGTGCCGCCCTGGCTCGGGCCGATCGGCATCGGCGGGACGACCGGGTCGTCCTTGTCGCGCATCACGTTGTTGTCCGACTTGTATGCGCCCGTCACGCCCTGGATGTAGTCGTAGCGGTTGGCCGTCACTTCCTGCGCGGTGCTGCGATCGGAAATGATCACCGGGCGCAGGAACACCATCAGGTTCGTCTTCTGCCGCTGCTTCGATTCCGAACGGAACAGCTGGCCGATCCACGGGATGTCGCCGAGCAGCGGCACCTTGCTGTTCGACACCTGGTAGTTGTCCTGCATCAGGCCGCCGAGCACGATGATCTCGCCGTTGTCGGCCAGGATCGTCGACTGGATCGAGCGCTTCGTGAAGGTCGGCCCGGTCTGCGCGTTCGTGGTGCCGCTGACGACCGCCGAATCCTCCGTGTAGAGCTGCAGCTTCAGGATCCCGCCGTCGGTGATCTGCGGCTTCACGTGCAGCGTCAGGCCGACGTCGCGACGGTCGTAGGTATTGAACGCATTGCTCGTCGTACCGCTCGTCAGGTTCGAATACGAACCGGTCGCGATCGGCACGTTCTGGCCGACGACGATCTTCGCTTCCTCGTTGTCGAGCGTGATCAGGTTCGGCGTCGACAGCACGTTCGCGTCGCTCACGCCCGAGAAATACTGCAGCAGCGCGCCGAGGCCCTGCACGCCGAACATGTTGTGCAGCCAGCCGATGTTGAGCCCTTGCGACAACTGCCCGAGATTGGCGGCAAGCCCGCCGCCGGTGATCCCGCCAGCGGCATTGGTCAAGCCGCCGGCCGTCAGGTTGACGATGCTGTTGCCCAGACCGCCCGGCGGATTCAGGTTCGTGCCGCCGAGAAACTGGCCGCTCGCCACCTGCCACTGGATGCCGAGGTTGCCGGACGTATTCGAATTGAGCTCGACGATCAGCGCTTCGATGTAGACCTGCGCACGCCGTGCGTCGAGCTGGTCGATCACCGAGCGCAGGTTCCGGTAAACCGGATCGGACGCGGTGATGATCAGCGAGTTGGTCGCCGAGTCGGCCTGGATCATCCCGCCCGGCTGGTTGTCGTCGCTCTTGTCCTTGTCGCCGCCGAGCAGGCCGCCCGTGCCGAGCCCGCCGCCGCCGGACGAGCCGCCGCCGTACGCCGACGAAGACGACGAGCCGCCCAGGCCGCCCGACGGCAGCGGCGGGGTGCCCGACGTGCCGGTCGAGAAGTTGCCGCTCGACGACGAGCCGCCGTTCTGGTTGAAGCTGTTCGCATCGTTGGACGACGCCGACGAGCCGCTGTCGTTGCCGCCCTTGCCGAGCATCCCGCGCAGCGTCTTCGCGAGCCTGACCGCATCGGCGTTGCGCAGCGGCACGACGTGCATGTTGCCGGGCACCGCGCTCGGCGCGTCGAGCTGCTGCACGAGGCGCTTCGCGGCCGCGAGGCGCGACGCGCTCGACGCACGCAGCATCAGCGAGTTGGTGCGCGGGTCGGCCGTGACCGATACCTTCAGCGTCGCGTCGCTGTTGCCGATCGCGCCCGGGTCGAGCATTTTCTGCAGCTGCGCGGCGAGGTCGATCGCGTTCGCGTTGCGCAGCGGCACGACCTGCACCTGCGCGCCCGCGGCGCTGTCGACGCCCGCGATGATCTGCGCGATGCGGCGCACGTTGTCCGCGTAGTCGGTCACGACGATCGTGTTGTTCGCCGGGTAGGCCGTCACCGTGTTGT encodes the following:
- the gspL gene encoding type II secretion system protein GspL — translated: MSTLIVSLPPREPAVPLQEWQWPELPFMLVDKGGQVQRAGRAALALLPRANATVLIVAARDVLLLAATVPPLKGPKLRQALPNIVEDQLIQDPLGCHIALDPAALPDGRRVLAVVDRAWFRTICDAFTAAGHRHLSAVPATRCLPTPRAPAEAASVVPAADDEAIDAAPLVAASTELPARPTTVAAVLGLATAVEPVLVEAGALPAAAGAPRLELAVARGALGEGFAAPASRAAGTLTALAGGGDIELYELGEPGAEPRLASVGRTDGPLLPGAAPLSFDTFARRALTEPFDLCQFEFESQPWRFDRATLKRLRVPIALAAATLGVAVIGMNLHWWKLSRERDALSAQITETLLSAFPKTTTVLDPPAQMQRQLDQLRLAAGELSPNDFLALSSGLSRSMGALPLNGIASLDYHDRRLDVGFKPEVKVDPDFTQRLARNGLSGEVDSNTGKWTIRSRS
- the gspK gene encoding type II secretion system minor pseudopilin GspK, with translation MRARLARRTPARRQRGAAIITALLVVALSAILVSGMLWRQQVQIRRIENQRTIAQAQWVARGALDWTRMILRSEGDTAPGITYLGGIWGVPIAKTKLSDFLGRIGSPNEGGGEDTYISGSIEDAQAKFNLRNLVSSPAPGVLQLNVTQMQAFQRLLTTLGYDSAFAKRIALQVRAGLLHSATRFQMPNLPGGGATAANAATAPVTSGDMQGSGFTDDPGMAGGDRGPAPLMMTRVDSLLDVDGVTPEMVARLRPFVTVLPTTTPVNMNTAPAEVIAALVPGMSVSSAQALVSRRETVFFRNVGDVQLALRGAGAPPNVTIDSSLVDVNSSYFIVHGRIQHERAEVDRTSLVYRDPTTHSTRVVRIRDQL
- a CDS encoding PulJ/GspJ family protein yields the protein MRRLSAPSGRPARGFTLIELMIAIAILAVVAILAWRGLDQIMRGRDKVASAMEDERVFAQMFDQMRIDARLAATDDEAGQPAIGVAGNTLQIVRELDVPGVAPRLQVVRYRIAGGRVVRYASPPIDDTNRLRTLLKDSSVEGWSWVALMGGVGAIDAKLYVPRVGWTTNLQTADEALAQNNDALKVPQIGNAPPARAVTGLQVSIGATSLRVPVTRIFLVGE
- the gspI gene encoding type II secretion system minor pseudopilin GspI — protein: MRRRLPFPVASSRGFTMIEVLVALAIIAVALAASIRAVGTMATNASDLHRRLLAGWSADNALAQLRLTHAWPEVGEQSFDCSQGNVQLVCTQRVSTTPNPVFRRVRISVSMPGRAGVLAQMVTVVANETSRPL
- a CDS encoding GspH/FimT family pseudopilin, which encodes MLAIRTTSRCGRDRRVRRGAVPSVPAGADGDLTKRRASRRRARGFTLLEMLVVLVIAGLLVSLASLSLTRNPRTDLREEAQRIALLFETAGDEAQVRARPIAWQPTAHGFRFDVSSPDGWRTLRDDLLRPRDWDGGVTGADIDYPGSDTHANRVVFGTESIDTPVRVTLHSAAGSATIVGTGNGRYEVQ
- the gspG gene encoding type II secretion system major pseudopilin GspG; amino-acid sequence: MQTWITRRNAAVRRQRGFTLIEIMVVVAILGILAALIVPKIMSRPDEARRIAAKQDIGTIMQALKLYRLDNGRYPTQEQGLNALIQKPTTDPIPNNWKDGGYLERLPNDPWGNGYKYLNPGVHGEIDVFSYGADGKEGGESNDSDIGSWQ
- a CDS encoding type II secretion system protein N translates to MNALSIRILSLALFAGLCATATYWVVTLSAREAPLPAAAARLPIRTEDAAALFGGQLDKNPVQDIHLFGILALDHGGAAIVGIGGEPPRAVSLGAEVTPGAKLAEVRPRSIVVDRNGARAEIQLPANTPSPAIYMR
- the gspF gene encoding type II secretion system inner membrane protein GspF, whose amino-acid sequence is MPAFRFEAIDAAGRAQKGVIDADSARSARGQLRTQGLTPLVVEPAASATRGARSQRLAFGRKLSQREQAILTRQLASLLIAGLPLDEALGVLTEQAERDYIRELMAAIRAEVLGGHSLANALGQHPRDFPEIYRALVAAGEHTGKLGIVLSRLADYIEQSNALKQKILLAFTYPGIVTLIAFGIVTFLLSYVVPQVVNVFASTKQQLPILTVVMMALSEFVRHWWWAILIAVALVVWFVKATLSRAGPRLAFDRWVLTAPLAGKLVRGYNTVRFASTLGILTAAGVPILRALQAAGETLSNRAMRANIDDAIVRVREGSALSRALNNVKTFPPVLVHLIRSGEATGDVTTMLDRAAEGEARELERRTMFLTSLLEPLLILAMGGIVLVIVLAVMLPIIELNNMVQ
- the gspE gene encoding type II secretion system ATPase GspE; the encoded protein is MLASSTHDGAPGERQPPSPLAARLLPYGFAKSGQVLIAHQLDDTLEVWISERTSDAALAEIARNFGSIAVHRVPADELAQAINQAYARQDGSAAQVVGEVEGEVDLSRLMQDIPEVEDLLESEDDAPIIRMINALLTQAAREQASDIHIEPFENASVVRFRVDGTLRDVVRPKKALHGALISRIKIMAQLDIAEKRLPQDGRITLRVGGRPVDVRVSTLPTGHGERAVLRLLEKDAQRLNLEALGMGRDTLVQFDKLIARPHGIVLVTGPTGSGKTTTLYASMSRLETATTNIMTVEDPIEYDLSGIGQTQVNERIGMTFARALRSILRQDPDVIMIGEIRDLETAQIAVQASLTGHLVLATLHTNDAASAVTRLTDMGVEPYLLASSLLGVLAQRLVRQLCPVCKEERHEDGRTVWHPVGCDKCGHSGYAGRRGVYELLLVDESIRTLIHRNAADAEILAAGRAQGMRTLRDDAERWLAAGATSLEEVLRVTGGA
- the gspD gene encoding type II secretion system secretin GspD — protein: MTRNRFVMRRIATTLLVAGIIVSQAAYAQVTLNFVNADIDQVAKAIGAATGKTIIVDPRVKGQLNLVAERPVPEDQALKTLQSALRMQGFALVQDHGVLKVVPEADAKLQGVPTYVGNAPQARGDQVITQVFELHNESANNLLPVLRPLISPNNTVTAYPANNTIVVTDYADNVRRIAQIIAGVDSAAGAQVQVVPLRNANAIDLAAQLQKMLDPGAIGNSDATLKVSVTADPRTNSLMLRASSASRLAAAKRLVQQLDAPSAVPGNMHVVPLRNADAVRLAKTLRGMLGKGGNDSGSSASSNDANSFNQNGGSSSSGNFSTGTSGTPPLPSGGLGGSSSSSAYGGGSSGGGGLGTGGLLGGDKDKSDDNQPGGMIQADSATNSLIITASDPVYRNLRSVIDQLDARRAQVYIEALIVELNSNTSGNLGIQWQVASGQFLGGTNLNPPGGLGNSIVNLTAGGLTNAAGGITGGGLAANLGQLSQGLNIGWLHNMFGVQGLGALLQYFSGVSDANVLSTPNLITLDNEEAKIVVGQNVPIATGSYSNLTSGTTSNAFNTYDRRDVGLTLHVKPQITDGGILKLQLYTEDSAVVSGTTNAQTGPTFTKRSIQSTILADNGEIIVLGGLMQDNYQVSNSKVPLLGDIPWIGQLFRSESKQRQKTNLMVFLRPVIISDRSTAQEVTANRYDYIQGVTGAYKSDNNVMRDKDDPVVPPMPIGPSQGGTAAGNLFDLDKMRRQQLQRQVAPVPAQPLPEATPAQPQSVPQQAVPQQPLTTAPGASQ